One window from the genome of Fibrobacter sp. encodes:
- a CDS encoding OmpA family protein: MSKLNITVFLVIFFLFNPALAAINTNAEKGVLRTLSAQTYGKAKLNFGAGISFNQSSDYFKGKVKKGSLDSVRLNGQGIPNSELDPAQLFSSNIFVAIGLLSFWDLSISLPFYYDWAGITNVRDGGIGDLDISTKFSVPTQNKVFKQGYLISGTVPVGMRKNGLFPRHPYYLENQSINPAQSFYSAKSPTLKMQALLTFDIGEVVSKLPLIAHVNLGGVMAVSRENQRNTVVGGFALEYNPLEFLTVFTDLYAESRWSNFATNLTPTSDPVIFSPGIKIKVPTGMYLVFSGDFSLSSRALSNRLNWKPESGGGKGYEYSTGVIPRYGAQFIIGWDGFVTVQDDDKDGIKNDEDRCPRDPEDIDGFEDDDGCPDPDNDKDGIPDLKDKCPNEAEDKDGFEDEDGCPDPDNDGDGIPDLKDQCPNAPEDFDGFEDRDGCPDFDNDKDGIVDSLDKCPNEPEDFDGFQDDDGCPDLDNDNDGIPDIRDKCPNEPEVFNNYMDDDGCPDSVKKEADIPKQQILKGIVFRSNSPEMTFESYQYLEPLIRQLKQYPEVEIEIRGYTDSVGDGAKNMQLSQMRAESVRQYLGSKGIELHRIRAVGFGASSPVADNRTAAGRAQNRRIEIIRLK, from the coding sequence ATGAGTAAATTGAATATTACGGTGTTTTTAGTGATCTTTTTTTTATTTAATCCAGCATTGGCTGCAATTAACACTAATGCTGAAAAGGGTGTGCTCCGCACTCTTTCTGCCCAGACTTACGGAAAAGCAAAACTGAATTTCGGGGCAGGGATCAGCTTCAATCAGTCTTCTGATTACTTTAAAGGCAAAGTAAAAAAAGGTTCCTTAGATTCCGTTCGTCTAAATGGGCAAGGGATTCCAAATTCTGAATTGGATCCGGCACAGCTTTTTTCATCCAATATATTTGTTGCAATTGGTTTACTTTCCTTCTGGGATCTGTCGATTAGTCTGCCTTTTTATTACGACTGGGCAGGGATTACAAATGTACGTGATGGTGGAATTGGTGATCTGGATATCAGCACTAAATTTAGTGTTCCTACACAGAATAAGGTTTTTAAGCAGGGATATCTGATCTCCGGCACTGTACCGGTTGGAATGAGGAAAAACGGGCTTTTCCCACGACACCCATACTATCTGGAAAACCAGTCCATAAATCCGGCTCAATCTTTTTATTCGGCCAAAAGTCCCACACTCAAAATGCAGGCTCTGCTTACGTTTGATATTGGTGAAGTCGTCAGTAAACTGCCGCTAATAGCACACGTAAATCTGGGTGGAGTGATGGCTGTTTCAAGGGAAAATCAGCGTAATACTGTCGTTGGTGGTTTTGCCCTTGAGTACAACCCGCTTGAGTTCCTCACTGTTTTTACGGATCTTTATGCTGAGTCGAGGTGGAGCAATTTTGCCACCAATCTTACTCCTACAAGTGACCCGGTTATTTTCTCTCCGGGTATCAAGATTAAGGTTCCCACAGGGATGTACCTGGTTTTTTCCGGTGATTTCTCTCTTTCCTCAAGAGCACTCTCGAACCGTCTGAATTGGAAACCTGAATCGGGAGGGGGAAAAGGTTATGAGTACTCTACTGGTGTGATTCCACGGTACGGGGCACAATTTATCATCGGCTGGGATGGTTTTGTGACTGTTCAGGATGATGACAAAGATGGAATAAAGAATGATGAGGATCGCTGTCCCAGAGATCCAGAAGATATCGATGGGTTTGAGGACGATGATGGTTGCCCTGATCCGGATAATGATAAAGATGGTATACCTGATCTAAAAGATAAGTGTCCCAATGAGGCTGAAGATAAGGATGGGTTTGAGGACGAAGATGGGTGCCCGGATCCGGATAACGATGGTGATGGAATTCCGGATCTGAAAGATCAATGTCCGAATGCTCCGGAAGATTTTGATGGATTTGAGGATCGGGATGGGTGCCCTGATTTTGATAATGACAAGGATGGTATTGTTGATTCTCTGGATAAGTGCCCTAATGAACCTGAAGATTTTGATGGTTTTCAGGATGATGATGGTTGTCCTGATCTTGATAATGACAATGATGGCATACCTGATATTAGGGACAAATGTCCCAATGAACCTGAAGTGTTTAACAACTATATGGATGATGATGGTTGCCCTGACTCAGTTAAAAAGGAAGCTGACATACCTAAACAGCAGATTCTTAAGGGGATTGTTTTCCGGAGTAACAGCCCCGAGATGACTTTTGAATCGTATCAATACCTGGAGCCACTTATAAGACAGCTTAAACAGTATCCGGAAGTAGAGATTGAAATCAGAGGCTATACTGACAGTGTCGGTGACGGTGCCAAAAACATGCAGCTTTCACAGATGCGTGCAGAATCGGTACGGCAATATCTGGGCTCCAAGGGAATTGAGCTTCACAGGATTCGCGCTGTCGGTTTCGGAGCTTCAAGTCCTGTTGCAGACAATAGAACTGCTGCCGGAAGGGCTCAGAACCGGCGGATTGAAATCATTCGCCTGAAATAG
- a CDS encoding S8 family serine peptidase, translating to MGSMFLYENRYTPELKLCYPALAVPAILCCTLLLFGLLFSVKADIAPQLHSFLNSDRTCIVWVLFTDKAGSSVSEKVSSRALERRSKAGFFSSTTDLPISRVYIDQIKRLGGTLRHEYKWENAASFEIKGSRLREIANLHFVKKVTPVGVYRYRETLQDGLGKTHFEGDPNFYGSAFSQFNLLSIPEAHHYIQNTRKLKAPGTGVLIALFDSGFRLDHRCFSNSRQNGHIIATRDFVDNDYTVFDPDSVKDNILSPYYTNDEHGSQVLSLIAGYDPGTFVGSAWGASFALARTEDAYNDTREVHVEEDNWAAAVVWAESLGVDIISSSLGYRDGFQDTVFFETDSGMIPIVDYPYSWLDGKTTIVSRAAAYAVERGIIVVNAAGNDGAYIPGTLVAPSDVKDVISVGGVDERGRIATFSSTGPTSDGRVKPDLVAQGRGVCIPVIYGSDQSSYTSNGNGTSFSTPMIAGLCALILQSHPGISSIQARQKLYNFCRLLPDQDSVDNRFGRGVPDALLSCMRDNEIYISVTDSSGEPVRSALIAGESGDSLGITDSSGICIAVLNNSFPSRIAIMLSGQQEEVLIESAPCRKTVVFPVKSGLIVKLSDRSGKRIKNGIVYYKMGNAAQFSSLECDSNGTAVITMYKEERVQIYTDAPGYIDSDTLEGKICTELCTLKVTMQEISPSKFLLFPTVLRKSKCTDLTVEFMARSENNRDQFIKTSIRSADGGLVWKYSTYTDPEQAFKYTIDNSVFRRLVPGLYFFIVEYGGKVYRKKILISV from the coding sequence GTGGGTTCAATGTTCCTTTATGAAAACAGATACACACCTGAATTAAAACTGTGCTATCCTGCACTCGCAGTACCTGCCATCCTCTGTTGTACTCTTTTATTGTTTGGATTGCTATTCTCTGTTAAAGCAGATATAGCGCCACAGTTACACTCATTTCTAAACTCTGACAGAACCTGTATCGTATGGGTATTATTTACCGACAAAGCCGGAAGCTCTGTTTCAGAAAAGGTCTCTTCGCGCGCTCTCGAGAGGAGAAGCAAAGCAGGTTTTTTCAGCAGCACCACGGATCTTCCCATTTCCAGAGTATACATAGATCAGATAAAACGCCTCGGTGGAACTCTCCGTCATGAGTACAAATGGGAAAATGCTGCCAGTTTCGAAATAAAAGGCTCAAGATTGAGAGAAATAGCCAATCTTCACTTTGTGAAGAAAGTCACTCCGGTTGGTGTTTACAGATATAGAGAAACCCTGCAGGATGGCTTGGGAAAAACTCATTTTGAGGGAGACCCGAATTTCTATGGCAGTGCTTTCTCTCAATTTAATCTGCTTTCTATCCCGGAAGCGCATCACTACATTCAGAATACCAGAAAACTCAAAGCTCCGGGAACCGGAGTTTTGATTGCACTTTTTGACAGCGGATTCCGACTGGACCATCGGTGCTTCTCAAATTCAAGACAGAATGGTCACATTATCGCTACCAGGGATTTTGTAGACAATGACTACACTGTTTTTGATCCCGATTCTGTGAAAGACAATATTCTTTCTCCCTATTATACCAATGATGAACATGGATCACAGGTACTTAGCCTGATAGCAGGATACGATCCTGGAACTTTTGTTGGTTCAGCCTGGGGTGCTTCTTTTGCCCTTGCCAGAACAGAGGATGCTTACAATGATACAAGAGAAGTACATGTTGAGGAGGATAACTGGGCGGCTGCGGTTGTATGGGCAGAAAGCCTGGGTGTAGATATAATTTCAAGCTCGCTGGGATACAGGGATGGTTTCCAGGATACAGTGTTCTTTGAAACAGACAGTGGGATGATTCCCATTGTGGATTACCCCTATTCCTGGCTTGACGGCAAGACAACGATAGTCTCAAGGGCTGCTGCCTACGCTGTAGAGAGAGGCATAATAGTGGTGAATGCTGCCGGAAATGATGGTGCATACATTCCAGGAACTCTGGTGGCACCTTCGGATGTCAAGGATGTCATTTCTGTTGGGGGGGTCGACGAGCGGGGGAGGATCGCAACTTTCAGCAGTACAGGGCCGACTTCGGACGGTCGGGTGAAACCGGATCTGGTTGCACAGGGCAGAGGTGTTTGTATTCCTGTGATTTACGGCAGCGATCAGTCTTCCTATACTTCTAATGGAAATGGTACATCATTTTCTACTCCGATGATTGCAGGGCTTTGTGCTCTTATTCTACAATCTCACCCTGGCATCTCATCGATTCAGGCGCGTCAGAAACTCTACAATTTCTGCCGGCTTCTTCCGGACCAGGATTCAGTCGATAACAGGTTCGGCAGGGGGGTACCAGATGCTCTTCTGTCATGCATGCGTGATAATGAGATTTACATTTCGGTAACCGATTCCTCAGGTGAACCTGTTCGCAGCGCATTGATAGCAGGAGAATCCGGAGATTCTCTGGGAATAACGGACAGCAGTGGTATCTGTATCGCAGTTCTTAATAACTCATTTCCATCCCGTATTGCGATTATGCTTTCCGGCCAGCAAGAGGAAGTATTAATCGAATCTGCTCCGTGTCGAAAAACAGTTGTATTTCCTGTGAAGAGTGGTCTGATTGTCAAGCTTAGTGACAGATCGGGAAAGAGAATAAAGAACGGTATTGTTTATTATAAAATGGGTAATGCAGCCCAGTTTTCTTCTCTTGAATGTGATTCCAATGGTACGGCTGTAATTACCATGTACAAAGAAGAACGGGTTCAGATATACACAGATGCACCCGGGTATATCGATTCCGATACTCTTGAAGGGAAGATATGTACTGAGCTCTGCACGCTGAAGGTCACAATGCAGGAGATATCCCCTTCAAAATTCCTCCTTTTCCCGACTGTATTGAGGAAAAGTAAATGTACTGATCTTACTGTGGAGTTCATGGCCAGGTCAGAGAACAATAGAGATCAGTTTATCAAAACCTCGATCCGTTCTGCAGATGGCGGACTTGTGTGGAAATACAGCACCTACACAGATCCGGAACAGGCTTTCAAATATACAATCGATAATTCTGTTTTCAGGCGGCTGGTGCCGGGGCTTTACTTCTTTATTGTTGAATATGGGGGAAAGGTTTACCGAAAAAAAATTCTCATCTCTGTATAA